Genomic DNA from Solanum pennellii chromosome 3, SPENNV200:
atttgaagccaaatttagggtccaatatatgtattatgccttaaaattttcatacaatgtatatatatataaataatttattcaaaacttaataaatttcaAGAACGATAAACATAAAATTCCGAATCCGTAAAAGATATAGTTGATCACAAACCTCTGGAATCCAAGATGTATTAGAAGGAAATAATAGTTGTAATGTATCTGGTGTCCAAGAAAGGTATAAGAGATATGAATACAAAAGTCCAAACACAATATAAGGAATGTTGctttccatcattttttgggtcTGCAATTAgcatatgataaaattaaacaatGATATTGATGATACAATTAAGCAATTGTCAATATTTTGTTTGGcttgatatttaaaattattattttttgaattaaaagttTATCTTTTTTCTAAATAGTTAACactacaaaattatttatattgataatgttaCTTACAAGTTTTGCTTTAGGTGCCACAACCATAAAGACATAAAAGGGAAGAACTGCAATTGTTCCCAATGGGAATACACTTTTAACAACTTCACAACTTGCTAACCCTGCAAAAGAAGGAGCTTAAACTTAATTTacccaaatattttataatttaccAGTATCGTTTTATTTTACTTGACTTTTATATTAAcgtagaaataaaataaaagattatttgtatattttaataaatcaagaGAATTTATCAGTTTCTTTCAATACtatttagtaaaattatttgtaCTAGTATCCCCTagactatgatcgaaatttCAGAAACAaatcttaactaaactaaggtcctattacccctgaactcacttttttttaaaattttctacacCTTTTTAACTTACGTAGCATCCAAATATCGCTCACGCGCCTCAACTGTATGGAGTCATGGAGTGTGCCAACTACTACATAAGCCAAAGTGTGTAGTTACcgaaaaatgagtttattagggtaataagaccttagtttagttaaggagCATCTCTGAGATTTCGGTTATACTCTAAGGATATTTGTGTCTTATCCGTATTCAAAAACACGCTTAaagtattcttttttttttttagtttcatatatgaattattaagTATGCGAATTATCTACATGAACTGTCATCaactatttatcaaaatacaccTTAACTATCAGTTATTTCCTTTACCTACTTGAAGTATCATCAaagaattgataaaaatatatttaatgaatgaaGGAGGAAAAGTGATTACATGAAGCAGACACCCTTGAGCTCCTTCTTTGCAAAAGAGTTTTTGGAAGATTTGGACTTGTAATGACTCTTGAtccttcaagaaaatattgttgCCTTGAAAGAACAGAGCTATTTGATCCATGACCAAAAGGGGCAGTTTGGTTCCTCTGCAGCTAGTTGtataaaataattctaaattttaattaataaatacattattaaattttccaattataatataaatgagCAAGAAAAGTTAAGTGGTACCCTCTATTTTCATGTATAGTGAGTTCATTTGTATAATcttttactttgttattttaattttactaaaCGTGTAGAGCTAGAATTTTTACTCAAAGGTTTAAAAAAACTACAATACAAAAGTCATGAGTTCATATCTACCACTTGCTACAAACTTTTACACATAAATGTATATGCcacataaaaatattgagttcaGATAAGCATGATGCCATCGGTCTACATCCATATCTCTCcatatagataccaaaaaccgaagaaaaattttttttattaaaaaaaaaaccaattcaatagtcAATACTCAATAAGAACAAGTTATTGGAGCCTTAAAATGAGAACCAAATTAGGAAATTTAACAAAAGGTAATTCAAAATGAGAGTATTAGGTAATATTGTAGTAATGGAGATACCATACCTTGTGTGGAATTGAAAAGTGGCAAAGACAAGAAGAGAAGGCCATGTTTCAAGTAGAGAAAATATTCAGCCCAAGAATTTaaaagagtctaacaaagagaGTTGAATTTAAAGAGTGCAcgtaacaaaaaaatgaaagttgTGTGCACATGGCAAGCTATTGATAATTTAACTAACCAATGTGaccaaaaaaacaaagaaaaattatatatatatatatacacacaccgACACCTCTTAGAGATAAAGATAAGTCAAAAATTTAATCTAATTGTTAAGATATTGTAAAAGTTTTTTAAAGTCGTGTGTTCAAGTCCTACTAATTGTACAAAATGATTTTGGGATAGTGAGAGTGAGATGGTAAAGGGGTTGGAAGGCCGTTTAGATAATTTATTTCGGATATACTGAATAAATTGACATTAGATACATGGTATGAAATTAATACCAAATACATCAAATTGATGTTGGATACATGATACACTCgatacatattttattgtttttactattttcattataaaactcattttcctttatcttttttttttaatcaaacatATTTAATACCAGATACACATGTATAGGTTATATCAAAGTATTTTTATACACTAGATATTTGATACTAGATTCATAAGATAGATCGAATATTGAATATACTAGATGAAATTGACATTAGATACACCATATGGAATTGATACCAAATACATCAAATTGATGTTTGCATACATGATACATtagatgaaattgatgttgtacatcaatacatatttaatattgaatacacaaatacataaaattataaaatagagatacattataaaaacatataaatacaaaaaaagagagaaaggcaagcACAAAAAGAtgtatcttttaatttatttaatttttgtatagcCACTATTAATGGACTAGACATTGCCCAACTTTCTTGCATAGTACAAAGTGCCCAACTTAAAAAACCATATgataaaatttaactaaaatttaGCCACACAGCCCTATTTCATGGGAAGCGTTCACACAATTTTTTCTGTTTATAGAAAGTGGTCACAACATCTTAGTTAGATCCGTTAACCAAAGAGAGTGTTATAAAAATTCAAGCTATTTTTTACACAAGTAAAATGGCCTTAAAactatttacaaaaaatattatatttaaaaatatctaatCTTTACGATCAAAAAACTGGAAGTGCTTATAAActgaaataataatatactttttaggaaaacattttccttcataccaaacgcGCCCATAGAAATATCTAatctttaccaaaaaaaaaagaaagacaaattgtggaaaatgaatgaaaaaggaagttagagattttgttttggaaatgaatttttgagattgcaaaaaaaaaaaaaggaataaaatagtgaaaaatatTAATCTAACTAAAAGTGCTTATAAACTGAAAAATCACAAGTAGAAGTCACTAACATATGGTTTTTGGCTTATTTTAACTTGTAAGCACCTTTGATGCTTAACTCGTAAATAAGCCAAAACAATGTTTATATGTTAGTTTGACCAGCTTAAACGCTCACATAATCGTTACATCTCAGGCATGAAAGACCCCTTAGCAAATGCTTAACTAAGTGACTAGTAAAACAAGGGCATACACATGCTAAGCAATCAATTTCCACAATATAAAGGTAAGATAAACTTTGAAATTTGGTATATAAACACAGTCATGACTATGTTAGCCCCATCCAAAAGAAAGGGTGTAAAAGAATGAGCCCATAGGGAACAAAAATAGATGTCTAAAAACTATACAACATCATTGAAGAAATGGAGATGAATATGAGATTAACAAATGCAGCTAACTTTGTTCTTCAGGATTTGTAAGGTCCTTGAATGTCATCATTTGCATGAACCTGAAAAGATTAACATATTCCGAATCAGATTGTGAAGAAGTCAAGGTGTTACATAGTTCCAAGCAGCTACAACATGATCAGTGCTAAGAACCTTAAAAGTTGAATTGATCAAGTTCACATCGTAAATTGGATTCTGGTTCAGAGAAACCTTAAATCGAAAGAGGAAAATAAGGCAACAAAGTTGAAGGAAAAGCTAAGCACATATCGCTACTCTGAGTTAGTTTTCCATGGCATTTCTTCTGTGTTTCTATCTAAGAAGTGGCAATTAGATAACTCTACTTCTCTTTACTTCCTTTATTTAGTCACTAAAACATCGTGCTGGTGAAGGAAGACTATATGAGAGGGTTCATTAATGCAATAACAACTATGGCTCAATATCGAGCTTACCTGGAATCAGTTATATGAATCATCACTTTCCGTTtcactttaaaaaatttaaaatgagaatGGGTATGCAAGGAGGTGAAGGGCGCTTTGATCCAATTAATATAGTTGTTTATTGCACAACAAATTATCAAATGCTATGTTTGCTGAAAAATGCTAGAATTCAATCAATCAGTAGggaaactaataaaaaataacaccTGGTAAGTGATTAGTATCTATTAACTGAACTTGAAGGTTCACACTTGGAATTAAATAAAGCCAGATAACAATCCAACAAAACCAGAAGGAAGTAAAGCCATAATTAGATCAGCAACGAAGATAATACCTCATGAGAGGATGACAAGTCCAAGGTACATCGCTCCacaaagaaatataaaagatatcATCCCCCTGCAAAACAGTCCAAGCAAAAGAAAGATTTGTGATTCACAAATGATGAGAAAAATGCCTACCACTCTTTAGTTCAAATTCACTTTGAAGCTACGACTAACCAGATAATTCCCCAACCAACACCATTACAAGGACAGGGACAGAGTTCCGCAAACTTCTCAGCATCACTTGAGTTCACTCTTCTAGATATTAAGT
This window encodes:
- the LOC114073848 gene encoding protein ABA DEFICIENT 4, chloroplastic-like isoform X1: MAFSSCLCHFSIPHKLQRNQTAPFGHGSNSSVLSRQQYFLEGSRVITSPNLPKTLLQRRSSRVSASWLASCEVVKSVFPLGTIAVLPFYVFMVVAPKAKLTQKMMESNIPYIVFGLLYSYLLYLSWTPDTLQLLFPSNTSWIPELAGIAKMFSREITLASAWIHLLIIDLFAARQVYHDGLQNDIETRHSIPMILLCCPIGLVTHLVTKKLYSLRESYLVLVIIGRWQIFHGIS
- the LOC114073848 gene encoding protein ABA DEFICIENT 4, chloroplastic-like isoform X2; translated protein: MAFSSCLCHFSIPHKRNQTAPFGHGSNSSVLSRQQYFLEGSRVITSPNLPKTLLQRRSSRVSASWLASCEVVKSVFPLGTIAVLPFYVFMVVAPKAKLTQKMMESNIPYIVFGLLYSYLLYLSWTPDTLQLLFPSNTSWIPELAGIAKMFSREITLASAWIHLLIIDLFAARQVYHDGLQNDIETRHSIPMILLCCPIGLVTHLVTKKLYSLRESYLVLVIIGRWQIFHGIS
- the LOC114073848 gene encoding protein ABA DEFICIENT 4, chloroplastic-like isoform X3, giving the protein MAFSSCLCHFSIPHKLQRNQTAPFGHGSNSSVLSRQQYFLEGSRVITSPNLPKTLLQRRSSRVSASWLASCEVVKSVFPLGTIAVLPFYVFMVVAPKAKLTQKMMESNIPYIVFGLLYSYLLYLSWTPDTLQLLFPSNTSWIPELAGIAKMFSREITLASAWIHLLIIDLFAARQVYHDGLQNDIETRHSIPMILLCCPIGLVTHLVTKKLYSLREVKNN